In Fimbriimonadales bacterium, the following are encoded in one genomic region:
- a CDS encoding peptidylprolyl isomerase, which yields MRKAVYVLSGIVLLFSIFAFGVPKQRSVQTLEPKVVPKKPVSKNIKVTMKIKNRGTVVLELYPSKAPKTTAHILSLIDKKFYDGQRFHRVEDWVVQWGDPGSRNPAKAKHPIGTGGSGKNVPFEDTGIRFSRGTLGLASTGLKVGGDSQMFILRKDAFRLDGNYCAFGRVVKGMDVVDKIKKNDIIVSMRKS from the coding sequence ATGAGAAAAGCCGTTTACGTTTTGTCGGGAATCGTGCTTTTATTTTCGATTTTCGCTTTCGGCGTGCCGAAGCAACGGAGTGTACAAACGCTCGAGCCTAAAGTAGTTCCGAAAAAACCGGTATCGAAAAATATCAAGGTGACGATGAAAATCAAGAATAGAGGAACCGTAGTTCTCGAACTTTATCCTTCGAAGGCTCCTAAAACAACGGCTCATATTCTCTCTTTGATCGATAAGAAATTCTACGACGGTCAGAGGTTTCATCGTGTAGAAGATTGGGTGGTGCAGTGGGGCGATCCGGGTTCGCGCAATCCTGCGAAAGCAAAACATCCCATTGGAACGGGGGGGTCGGGTAAAAATGTTCCTTTCGAGGATACGGGGATTCGATTCTCTCGCGGTACTCTCGGGCTCGCCAGCACGGGTTTGAAAGTAGGCGGAGATTCTCAAATGTTTATTCTTCGCAAGGATGCGTTTCGGCTCGATGGAAATTATTGCGCATTCGGTCGCGTAGTGAAAGGAATGGATGTGGTGGATAAAATAAAGAAAAACGACATCATCGTTTCGATGAGAAAGTCGTAA